GGGGAGATGGTTGGATGGTTGGTCTGACAGTGGgttgtaaaaattgaaataaacccACAACACTAACACCCCTTCCGGTCCGGGTGGGGCGGTGATGCTGCACTGCAGAATAGAGACACTAGTtggggatggggggggggaacaTGTTCCGCATGGCACTGATACTGAAAGTTATGTCGCTCGATGTTCACCACGTGGTTGAAGCAACGTGGTTAGCTTCAAAAAGCAGCTCCCTcacaaacgcacgcacgcagcATCGCTGGACGGTAGGGGGCACGAAATAACAGGGAACATCCCTACGAACCATTTCGGACGATTCGGCTTGGCACAGCACGGGCACGTATTGTTGAGCGCACTCGACTGCTGTGAAGCAAGCCACTTTGCATTATTACATTACGTACGCAAACGACCCGTTCAGGtcagttattttgtttttttttttcctcctgtcGAAAGgacctttttttactttcacagTATCGGTTAGCAAGACAAAGCTGTCCCCGGGCAAGTAAAGAGAGCAGAAGGGGACAAGAAGCGACGAGGGAGACTCGTCAGTCTCGAAGTATGTTCAAATAGTATATTGGACATGATTATAAATTTTACTCCAAAATTCTATCTCCTTACTGTTGCCATACCCTTCAGTATCACTAACCTCAACAGTTTTAggaataataattttcttgaGTACGGTTGAGTATGCGAAACGTTGCATGAAGTCCATGATACTTTTACTATACCAAATGggtttaagaaatttattGCAGAACATTCCATTTTGAAGATTGATACTTAGATATTTTTATAacgttttacattttcttcttttttgtcttgttggaCACTAAACCTAGAAAGGTCTCAGTGTGATAATTCTTGCTATATTGCCATGCATCAACAGAAAACATaccaaaacataatttaaaactttatGTTTTAAGCTCGCTTAACTGTTAGTATTCTTTTCTGATTCTGATTCGGAATTCTGATTCTGATTCGACGCCTGAAATGCGATCTGCTCTCTGCTAATTTGTTTCGTCCgcatttattcatttgttgTGCACTTTTTTGCTCCATCCCCGCTTCAAGGGGGCCTCTCGTGGTTCGTTGAATTTCaataacataaacaaatcTCCAAGATCAAGTAGTACGAAAAAAAGCTACGTAGTGTGCTATACAAAATTCCGACAAAACAAAGTAAATGTATAATTTATCCGGGCTGTCCCGTGGTGTATGCGACAGTGGCGACAggggtcttcaaacggcaaggaccggggttcaaatcccgtccGGATCGTCCCAGTGAAGACTGACTGTCCAGCTAAGTGATATCGccaatctagtaagccattcgatggccggcttgaTCTTAGATGGTCGAAGAAGAAGTATAATTTATCCCTTGACTGAGAGAATGAAAACACGGTCAGCCCCATTGCGTCGACATTTAATTTAACACACATAAATTATGTTGATTTATCATAAATCATACTCCATTTTTGCAAAAACTCATAGAAAATATCATAAAGGCTGCCGGATATTTCAAACAGTTGAAATCGATGTTgagctgtcaaaaaatctcaaaatccaTTGTCCCGTGCAGGTAGCTTGTGTATGCGCCaggttttcaaaaaacttggcttgcaagttttttgaaaacctGATTGCAAAGCCTGCGCTTTGATTGAAAACCTGCGCTTTTGATtgcaaagcgagaaaatttcactCACTCATGAGAACCTGAAATTTTTATAATGAAATCTCTCGTGGCCCGCGGCCTATAGAGTAGATCATCATAGAATATTAGAAATACCTTGCATCTCTTCATAATAATATGGCCAGTCTTTAACAGCTATATTTTCATACTATAACGCTTTTATTTTAGATTATTTGCTAGTGCTAATGCTAGTATATTGCTTTAAACACCCCTTTTTCTTGATTCGTTATGGACAGAATCATTTCAGTGGAAAAATATctcagtttgttttctttaaaggGTGTGTCATAAGTTTTTTATTCGTCACGACGGATCTCGGCCTCTGGAAACGAGATCTTTGAGGGGCACGAGCTGCAAGATTTGTAACAATTATTCTCCTCGAATCCCGTAGTAACATaggataataaaatatattgcaATCAAGATATTTACGCTTTTTCATCCTTCAAACCAATGCACAGCAAAAGAAGCTGTGCAAAATAGACCTTTTGAGCAAATATTACTATTTCCCATCTTTAAACGATCCTTtcacattttcatttaaattaaatagcaCTTTTACTACCtaataatacaaaattgaaacattaCAATCAACGCAAAGAcgtgaaagaataaaaaaaaagtttcatgaAACTCTTGCTTACTGTTTTCATATTCGCCATCTTTTACACCGCCTGTTCCAGCAACGCGCGTTGTAGGTGACAATCCGCACAGaaccagcagcaccagaaaCGCCAACGACGAACGCTTCCGCCTTCCCACCTTCCACACTGGCCTTCCGATGCCCACTGTACCGGGGCACAGTTTAATGCACATAATTACTATCTTTTCCTTTATCCACTTTTCCACCACTGGCTaattgcttccctttttttctccttttgcttGCCTTTCTTCCCTCAAGGAACACCCTCTACACTGTAACACAATTTTGTTGCGATGATTGAAGAACTTTTCTGGTCGCTACACTGCCGTAAGGGCACCATTCAGGAAAAGCACCGCAGCAGAGACACATCGTTGAGATGCAGGTACCACtaacacaaagaaaaaggttGAAACACAATTTTCTCCCATAAAGAACTCGCACTGATTGCACTGAAGCTACTGCCAACAGAACGCACATATGCTCGACTCACAGCAAtacacttattttattttgcgcaCATCACACCACACGCTTCTGCACACCACCCCGAAAGCTACCATTTTTGGGTGTCCGCTAACACAACAGACGCTCACGAAACCATAGCGCGGATTGTGGAAACAGCGAGTTTACATCACTCGGTCACGAGTGAGCAACTCCAAAGGCTCAATTCACtgtcacgcacacacacacacacagacgcataCATTTGGCAGGATTTTCGGTGGCAATGGCGTTAACATCCTTCACGCGCCATGAACCGAAAATACGGAAACGTGCGTTGACGTGTAAATAACACCTGGTGAATTTTTTGGTGTTTCCCTAACACTTGCCAACTTCTTTCGCGCGTGTTTCACTACTATTTAGTTGTGCTCGGAAATGCCGGACGATGGACGGACGACACCGGGTGGTGAACAAAGTTTGCTACCCACACGCACACTTGTACACTAACTACCACGTGGCACCACGTGTTAGAGACTTACGCGTGGTAGATTTACCAAAAACTAGGGGAACAATCGggctgatttttttcttttgctctgtcCCTTTTGTGTCTGCTGGTAGAAACTGGAAATGAAAAGATTTTGCTCCTTTGAAGTGGCCAGAGCATGCAATGAGTCGGCcaacaacaaaacttcaaCTTCCAAGACAAGGCAGCTTCAACTTCCCTGAGCCGATCCTGGTGAGGGGCCTTACTATGGTTCTTGGTAGAAAATATCGAAACCGAAACCTGCTAGCAAAGCAACCGGGGAGCCGTTGCTGgtggaaattaattaatttatcacCCACCCCGTCTCCATATCCACTTTCGGTCTTCGTCTTTCTAGCTGCCCGTTGGTTGATAGGCCGAAAGAAAATCCAATCAAAAGCGAAGACTcggaaaatcgaaaatcatTCAACGTATTCCAACGAAAGTCAGCCTGAAGGGTGGCGTGGGTCCGATTGGGCTTCACCGGAAAAGCATGCCACCACACAGATCAACGGCTCAACCGTCCACCCACTCGGTGCCCGGACTGGAACTACTTGAGGCGATTAATGGACACTGAACAATGGACAATCGTCCATTAGCAGTTGCGGAATACGCACCGTCCGCAGCATCCTCTTCTCCTTCTGTAGTCCGTGGTTCAATGTGCCACGTGATAGACAACCCACGTAAGATCAATCGGTGGGTGATATTGGTGCTGGAGTTGGTTGGCAGGGTGAGATAGTTtatctctctccttctccccGTACTGCTTCGCAGCCAGATATCTCCGGTGTGAGCAATTTCACGCACGATCAATAAATCCAACTCAACTGTCACGTACGGTCGATACGTGCGTTTCACTTCCTCGATTCAATCCATCTGGCCTCTCACAGACGCGTTTAAGCACATCGATATTGCAACTGCGTCGTACTGATTCGTACCTGAGCAGAAACAACCGAAACCATCGACTTCAGCACAATTTCTTCAATCAATCTTGCCTACGGTAGGCTTCCATCGCGCACTGGTCCGATTAACCGGTTTATTCTCGACCACCAGGCTTGGACCACTCGTCGAGAAACGGATCTTGCTTGAACGGAGCGAATCAAGACTACCAACAAATAACTGTCATACGAACGGACGCTACTCATCAATCGGTCTACGGCCGTCCATTGGCAGGCTGATTGTTTGCGAAACGCGTGTCACCAAAGGCGCACGTTTCGAGATACGTTTTCACGAACCCGGACGAACGGCTGGATGCGACGGGTATGGGACGTTCCCCCCGCAACCGGACACACACTGGTACGCACTGTCGCACTGTCCGTACACGCGGATTGGTAGCGATTTTTTCATTCGAACTAAAACGACGATCCTGTCGGTATTGCGGACAAACTCTCACTGACGAACCGAACAGAACCGAACGCGAACGAGCGGCGTGGCACCAGAAAACATTTGGGAACAATAAGCGCTATCAGTCGCAGCATGGGATGCTGAGCAAATGATACGATTGCGATGCCAGCATCTCTTCTCACTAGACGAATCATGCCTTTTTTGAGTGCCATAGTGAGTAGTGAACTATGGATGTGGCCGTACTCTCTCttcatctctcgctctctcagtTGTTGAtaatggaaaataaacaaaatttagcTTGTTCGGCAAAAGCATGTTTTCCACCATACGGAAGATCGTTAAGACGAAACTGAACAGATGATGAAAATGGTTAACAAGTGAGAACTGTGACTCTCACAGCATCCTTGCGGCGCGATGCCAAACTCACAACTTCCAGTGAGTTATCGAAATGGCACTCACGCCCAAAGCTCACTAGACGCTCATTTTCTTTCAAGGTTTGCTACACATTGCTACATGTTGCAGCTACAtaagtttgcaaacaaaaactttctTCAACCCACTTTTGCATCTCTAACTACTGGTCTATTCTACCCGTAACCCATCACCTTAGAATGAAACCGAGTTATGCCGCTAAGCCACTACATCATTGCGTCCTGTACGGTGCTCTAGTACAATTCCGGAGTTAGCCGCTAGCTTGAACAAACGTACATTGATCCACGTTCCGGAAGTTATCCCCACCTGCAGTGAGCTAGCGACCACCTTCAGCCAACGCTCACCTGTGTTCGGAAATACTTCAGACAGTGGAAGTTCTACCGGTTCATCTCCGAAATTCAACGCAACCACCACATATCCCACCCTCGGGACGGCTCTCTTGTACAGCACTAAGCTCGTCCCAACGAGCTGCAAGTTAAAGTCACCCTCCGCTAGCAGCCGTCGTTTCCGGTAGCTGGTCAGCTGCATGAAAGTCTTCAGATGGCTGCGCGGGGCCAGCAACTGAGCCGCCACATTCACCTCCTTGTAGTTGTCCGCCACCGGTAGCCAGGTGTGTGATGCATTGGAGAAACCAGCATTCCTACCGTTGTTCCACTGGAACGGAGTGCGGACCGGATCACGCGAGTACAGCGTGTAGGTTTCCGGATCCGCATTACAAGCTGCCGGATCGATCGTGTTTTCCCACGAGATCCACTGATCTTCCATTGCTATCTCTTCACCGTAGTACGTCACCGCTATGCCCGGCAGTGTCTGCAGAGCGATAGTGTACAGATCAGCCCGTGCTACACCGAGTCGGGTCGCTACACGGCTGTTGTCATGATTTCCAAGCACCCAGTTCGCTACCGCTGCTGGTGGCATTGCTCTCGGCCAACTCTGAACAGCATTTACGAAATCACTCGCTGTACTGTTCGCCGTCAGTAGCGTAATGAGCTGGAAATTGAACGGAATCTGTGCACCGGGTGCTGCCGGTGTGCCGTAGAACCGTGTCGTGTTCTGCAAAGCCGTATAAGCTTCAGTCAGAATGATACGGGTGAAATTGTCCCGAGCCGTATACTCATCGACCACCGCACGCCACTGATGCACCATATCGTACGTTTCTGGTTGATCTTTCGTTTCTGTGTGCGTTAGATAGGCGGGATTGTCCGGATCGTCAGTAACTAGTCCCGACCGCGGTTCGTCCCGGTAACGGCCGTCCACTTCTTCACTTTCGTACAGATACGGTAACGCATCGATACGGAACCCAGCGATACCCTTGTTCAGCCAGAATCGCATCACATTCTTCATCTCCTCCACCAGCGCTGGATTACGATAGTTCAGATCTGGTTGTTTCTTCTGGAACTGGTGCAGATAGTACTGCTGGCGCTTGTCACTCCACTGCCAGGCGCTGCCCCGAAACACACTGATCCAGTTGGAGGGTGGATGCCGTGTACCGTTCGCATCCAACACACCCGAATGCCAGATGTAGTAGTCCCGGTAAGGCTCAACGCTCTCCTCCGACAAGCGAAAGTATTCGTGCTCGTCACTCGAATGATTCGGCACAAAGTCCAAAATTAGCTTCAGGCCTATCGAAGCACACTTGGCCGCCAACGCTTCAAAGTCCTCCATCGTACCATACTCCTCCTGGATGGCGTAAAAGTCAGAGATATCGTACCCGAAATCGTTCATCGGTGATTTGAAGATTGGCGATAGCCAAACGCCATCGATTCCGATCACTTTTAGATAGTCGATCGTTTGCGTAATGCCTAGCGGACGATCAAAAACAGAATGGTTTTTTTGAAATCGTAGGGAAAATTCTAACAGCAACTTACCCTTCAGATCCCCAATGCCATCACCATCAGAGTCCTTAAACGATCGTGGATAGATTTGATAGAAATTTCCACGCTCCCACCAGTCGAACTTCGCTTT
This genomic window from Anopheles maculipalpis chromosome 2RL, idAnoMacuDA_375_x, whole genome shotgun sequence contains:
- the LOC126557485 gene encoding probable maltase; translation: MHVIGILALLLAVGHTTQGIGPDGPKPPPKGPSPKAKFDWWERGNFYQIYPRSFKDSDGDGIGDLKGITQTIDYLKVIGIDGVWLSPIFKSPMNDFGYDISDFYAIQEEYGTMEDFEALAAKCASIGLKLILDFVPNHSSDEHEYFRLSEESVEPYRDYYIWHSGVLDANGTRHPPSNWISVFRGSAWQWSDKRQQYYLHQFQKKQPDLNYRNPALVEEMKNVMRFWLNKGIAGFRIDALPYLYESEEVDGRYRDEPRSGLVTDDPDNPAYLTHTETKDQPETYDMVHQWRAVVDEYTARDNFTRIILTEAYTALQNTTRFYGTPAAPGAQIPFNFQLITLLTANSTASDFVNAVQSWPRAMPPAAVANWVLGNHDNSRVATRLGVARADLYTIALQTLPGIAVTYYGEEIAMEDQWISWENTIDPAACNADPETYTLYSRDPVRTPFQWNNGRNAGFSNASHTWLPVADNYKEVNVAAQLLAPRSHLKTFMQLTSYRKRRLLAEGDFNLQLVGTSLVLYKRAVPRVGYVVVALNFGDEPVELPLSEVFPNTGERWLKVVASSLQVGITSGTWINVRLFKLAANSGIVLEHRTGRNDVVA